A window of the Thermoproteota archaeon genome harbors these coding sequences:
- a CDS encoding DsrE/DsrF/DrsH-like family protein encodes MSKGFGIVLYSGRADSLILAGVLAQTAANYEIPVRIFVTSFATPYFMREKPEPKVPEVFQDLAERMMQGMAKMGAPSWYEMLKTAKELGDVRIMLCSMTMEALGYSKDQIDPIVDDIVGAATFLAEMSDYQVVFV; translated from the coding sequence ATGTCCAAGGGGTTTGGTATCGTGCTGTACTCGGGGAGGGCCGACTCCTTAATTCTCGCGGGTGTCTTAGCACAGACCGCTGCCAATTACGAGATCCCGGTAAGGATATTCGTGACCAGTTTCGCCACTCCATATTTCATGAGGGAGAAGCCTGAGCCCAAGGTTCCCGAGGTCTTCCAAGATCTAGCGGAGAGGATGATGCAGGGAATGGCCAAGATGGGCGCTCCATCTTGGTACGAAATGCTCAAGACAGCAAAAGAGCTGGGGGATGTGAGGATAATGCTATGCTCAATGACCATGGAAGCCCTGGGTTATTCGAAGGACCAGATCGATCCCATAGTTGATGATATTGTGGGGGCTGCAACATTTTTAGC